The Pseudomonas sp. B21-023 genomic interval GCTGATCTCGCGCATGGAGCACGAGAAGCGTGGGTCGATCCGCTTCAACTCCGCTTCGATCATGTCGTTGTGCCGCCATGGTTGGCCGGGCAACGTCCGCGAGCTGGCCAACCTGGTGGAGCGCATGGCAATCATGCATCCGTATGGGGTGATCGGCGTTGCGGAGCTGCCGAAGAAGTTCCGCTACGTCGATGATGAAGACGAGCAGTTGGTGGACAGCCTGCGCTCCGACCTGGAAGAGCGCGTGGCGATCAACGGCCATGCGCCGAATTTCGCCAACCACGCCATGCTGCCGCCGGAAGGCTTGGACCTTAAGGACTACCTCGGCAGCCTGGAGCAGGGCCTGATCCAGCAGGCACTGGATGATGCCAATGGCATCGTTGCGCGTGCTGCCGAGCGTCTGCGTATCCGTCGGACCACGCTGGTCGAGAAGATGCGCAAGTACGGCATGAGCCGGCAAGGTGGCGAAGACCAGGCCGACGAGTGACGTTTGCTCGCCCGGGGTCGCGATGCGGCCCCGGGCGTTGACGTCGATCAGCGTGCAATGCTGCCTGGTGTCATTGTCCCCATCTTCGGCACGGCTATTGCTACACCGCAGGCAACATACCGTTTTTATGACGGTCAGCCATGCGAGAGAGCACGATGCCCCAGGCCGCCCACCGTTCCCCAGCCCCCGATTCGCGAGGGCACACCCCGCTTGAGCAGGAGAGCCGGCAGGGTCTTGAGCAGGCGTTCGCCCTGTTCGATCAGGTTTCCAGCCAGTTGAGCCACTCGTACAGCATGCTTGAGTCGCGGGTCAGCGAGCTCAAGGGCGAGTTGGCTGTGGTCAGTGCGCAGCGCATGGCCGAGCTGGACGAGAAAGAACGCCTGGCCAACCGTCTGCAGAATTTGCTCGATCTGCTGCCTGGCGGGGTGATCGTCATCGATGGTGAGGGCTGTGTGCGCGAGGCGAATCCGGCGGCTTGCGAGCTGCTGGGTGAACCTTTGACCGGGCTGCTGTGGCGCCAGGTGATTGCGCGCAGTTTCGCGCCGCGCGAGGACGACGGTCATGAGGTTTCCTTGCGTGACGGGCGTCGTTTGTCCATTGCCACCCGCTCTCTGGATGCCGAACCTGGGCAGTTGGTGCTGCTCAATGACCTGACCGAAACGCGTCGCCTTCAAAGCCAGTTGGCGCGACACGAGCGTCTGTCTTCGTTGGGGCGCATGGTTGCCTCCCTTGCGCATCAGATTCGCACGCCCTTGTCGGCCGCGATGCTCTATGCCAGCCACCTGGCGGACCCGGAGCAGGCGTTGGCCTGCGACACGCGCCTGCGTTTTGCCGGCAATCTCAAGGAGCGCCTGCACGAACTGGAGCATCAGGTTCGCGACATGCTGGTGTTCGCCCGTGGCGAGCTGCCACTCAATGATCGAGTCAGCCCCAAGGGGTTGTTCCAGGCCTTGCAGCAAGCCGCTCACTCCCATGTGCAGGGGCATGCGGTGCGCTGGCAATGCGATACCCATCTGGGAGAACTGCTGTGCAACCGCGATACGCTGGTGGGTGCATTGCTCAACCTGATCGAAAATGCCGTGCAGGCCGGTGGCGAGTCGGCGCGTTTGAAGATTCATCTGCTGCGCCGCGAAAACGCTGTGCACCTGTGTGTCAGCGATGCAGGCAGTGGTATCGATAGCCAGTTGTTGACTCGCTTGGGGGAGCCGTTTTTGACCACCAAGTCCACGGGTACCGGGCTGGGGGTGGCCGTGGTCCAGGCAGTGGTGCGAGCGCACCGCGGTACGCTGCGCCTGCGTTCCCGGGTGGGGCGCGGTACATGCGCCACCGTGGAGCTGCCATTGATCGGTATTCAGGAGGAGGCGGGGCAATGACGATGAAGGTGCTGCTGGTCGAGGATGACCGAGTCCTGCGCCAGGCGCTGGCCGACACCCTGGAGATCGGCGGCCTCGCTCACCGTGCAGTTGGTAGTGCTGAGGAAGCGTTGCGGGCGGTCTTAGAGGAATCCTTTGCGCTGGTAGTCAGTGATGTGAACATGCCGGGCATGGATGGCCACGAGCTGCTGGCACAGTTACGCCGTCACCACCCGCATTTGCCGGTGCTGCTGATGACGGCTCACGCGGCTGTGGAGCGTGCGGTGGAGGCCATGCGCCAGGGAGCGGTCGACTATCTGGTAAAACCATTCGAACCCAAGGCCTTGCTCGACCTGGTGGCACGCCATGCCGTGGGTGGCGGTGCCGTGGGTGACGAGGCGGGACCTGTTGCCTGTGAGCCTGCCAGTCGGCAACTGCTGGAGCTGGCTGTAAGGGTTGCGCAAAGCGACTCGACGGTGTTGATTTCCGGTGAGTCCGGCACAGGCAAGGAAGTGCTGGCGCGTTTCATTCACCAACAGTCGCGCCGGGCCGGGCAGGCGTTCGTGGCGATCAACTGCGCCGCGATCCCTGACAACATGCTCGAAGCCACGCTTTTCGGCCATGAGAAGGGTGCCTTTACCGGGGCTATCGCCGCGCAGGCTGGCAAGTTCGAGCAGGCGGACGGCGGTACCTTGCTGCTCGATGAGATCTCTGAAATGCCGTTGGGGCTGCAGGCCAAGTTGCTGCGTGTGCTGCAGGAGCGTGAAGTGGAGCGGGTGGGCGGGCGCAAGCCGGTGGTGCTGGATATTCGCGTGCTCGCTACCACCAACCGCGATCTGGCGGAGGAGGTTGCTGCCGGGCGCTTCCGGGAAGACCTGTACTACCGCCTATCGGTATTCCCCATGGCTTGGCGTGCATTGCGTGATCGGCCGGCCGACATCGTGCCGCTCGCTGAGCGTTTGTTGGCACGTCATGTCAGCAAGATGCGCCACGCTCAGGTCAAGCTATCCGCTGAGGCGCGGGCCTGCCTGCAGGCTTATGCCTGGCCTGGCAACGTTCGCGAGCTGGATAATGCGCTGCAGCGGGCGTTGATCCTGCAGCAGGGCGGAGTGATCGAGGCGGCGGATTTTTGTCTGGCTGGCGCCATTCCATTGTCGGCATCCAAAGTGGCCACTATTGAGCCAGTATTTGCGGATTCTGCGGTTGAGCCCGGTGGCCTGGGTGATGACATGCGTCGCCACGAATACCAGATGATCATCGACACCTTGCGTGCCGAGCGCGGTCGTCGCAAGGAGGCGGCCGATCGTCTGGGGATCAGCCCTAGAACCTTGCGTTACAAGCTTGCGCAGATGCGTGACGCTGGGTTCGATGTCGAGGCCAGTCTGTTCGGCTGATACGTCCTTTTGAATGTTTTCTGAATGGCTGGCACTTCTCTTGCTAGCTCCATCACTATTCGCTGCATGAGTGTCAAAAAAAGTGCGGCCGCCGGAGAGAGAAGTCCATGACCCAAGGTGTTGAATTCAATCGTCTGATGTTGGACATGCGCGCCATGCAGGCCGATGCCATGTCCCTGCCCAAGGTTGGCGCCGCGCCTGAGCTCGCGCCCGGGCAGAGCAGCTTTGCCGATATGCTCGGCCAGGCCATTGGCAAGGTGAATGAGGTTCAGCAGGCATCCAGCCAATTGTCCAGCGCCTTCGAAATTGGCAAGAGCGGTGTTGACCTGACTGACGTGATGATCGCCTCGCAAAAGGCTTCCGTGTCGTTCCAGGCACTTACCCAGGTTCGTAACAAGCTGGTGCAAGCGTACCAGGACATCATGCAGATGCCGGTATAAGGGCGAGAGTGAGTCATGGCCGAAGCAGTCGTCGATAACGCCCCCGCCAAGAGTGGCCCCCCAGTAGCCAAGCCGCCGCTGTTCGGCATGTCGTTCCTGGAAAACATTTCGCAGATGCCCATGCTGCGTCAGGTCGGCCTGCTGGTCGGGCTGGCGGCAAGCGTGGCCATCGGCTTCGCCGTGGTGCTCTGGTCGCAGCAACCGGACTACCGCCCGCTCTATGGCAGCCTGGCGGGCATGGACACCAAGCAGGTGATCGATACCCTGGCCACCTCCGACATCCCGTATCGCGTGGAGCCCAACTCCGGCGCGCTGCTGGTCAAGGCCGACGATCTCTCCCGTGCGCGTCTGAAACTCGCTGCGGCCGGCGTGGCGCCGAGCGATGGCAATGTCGGCTTCGAATTGCTCGATAAAGAGCAAGGGCTGGGTACCAGCCAGTTCATGGAAGCTACCCGTTACCGTCGCAGCCTTGAAGGCGAGCTGGCGCGTACGGTATCGAGCTTGAACAACGTCAAGGCTGCCCGTGTGCACCTGGCGATCCCGAAAAGTTCGGTGTTCGTGCGCGACGAGCGCAAGCCCAGCGCCTCGGTACTGGTCGAGCTGTATCCGGGGCGCGCTCTGGAAGCTGGCCAGGTGATGGCGATTGTCAATCTGGTGGCGACCAGTGTGCCGGAGCTGGACAAGTCCCAGGTGACCGTAGTCGACCAGAAGGGCAACCTGCTCTCCGACCAGTTGCAAGACACGGCCCTGACCATGGCCGGCAAGCAATTCGACTACAGCCGTCGCATGGAAAGCATGCTCACT includes:
- a CDS encoding PAS domain-containing sensor histidine kinase — its product is MPQAAHRSPAPDSRGHTPLEQESRQGLEQAFALFDQVSSQLSHSYSMLESRVSELKGELAVVSAQRMAELDEKERLANRLQNLLDLLPGGVIVIDGEGCVREANPAACELLGEPLTGLLWRQVIARSFAPREDDGHEVSLRDGRRLSIATRSLDAEPGQLVLLNDLTETRRLQSQLARHERLSSLGRMVASLAHQIRTPLSAAMLYASHLADPEQALACDTRLRFAGNLKERLHELEHQVRDMLVFARGELPLNDRVSPKGLFQALQQAAHSHVQGHAVRWQCDTHLGELLCNRDTLVGALLNLIENAVQAGGESARLKIHLLRRENAVHLCVSDAGSGIDSQLLTRLGEPFLTTKSTGTGLGVAVVQAVVRAHRGTLRLRSRVGRGTCATVELPLIGIQEEAGQ
- a CDS encoding sigma-54 dependent transcriptional regulator; translation: MTMKVLLVEDDRVLRQALADTLEIGGLAHRAVGSAEEALRAVLEESFALVVSDVNMPGMDGHELLAQLRRHHPHLPVLLMTAHAAVERAVEAMRQGAVDYLVKPFEPKALLDLVARHAVGGGAVGDEAGPVACEPASRQLLELAVRVAQSDSTVLISGESGTGKEVLARFIHQQSRRAGQAFVAINCAAIPDNMLEATLFGHEKGAFTGAIAAQAGKFEQADGGTLLLDEISEMPLGLQAKLLRVLQEREVERVGGRKPVVLDIRVLATTNRDLAEEVAAGRFREDLYYRLSVFPMAWRALRDRPADIVPLAERLLARHVSKMRHAQVKLSAEARACLQAYAWPGNVRELDNALQRALILQQGGVIEAADFCLAGAIPLSASKVATIEPVFADSAVEPGGLGDDMRRHEYQMIIDTLRAERGRRKEAADRLGISPRTLRYKLAQMRDAGFDVEASLFG
- the fliE gene encoding flagellar hook-basal body complex protein FliE; amino-acid sequence: MTQGVEFNRLMLDMRAMQADAMSLPKVGAAPELAPGQSSFADMLGQAIGKVNEVQQASSQLSSAFEIGKSGVDLTDVMIASQKASVSFQALTQVRNKLVQAYQDIMQMPV